The Bacteroidales bacterium genome segment CGAACATTTCGACCCAGAGGAATGGGTGAAACTGTTTAAAAAAGCGGGAGCCAAATATGTAGGACCGGTGGCTGAGCACCACGATGGTTTTGCCATGTGGGACAGCAAGCTCACCGACTGGGATGCTGCCGACATGGGCCCACAGCGGGATATCACCGGCGAGCTGGCCAAAGCAGCCCGGAAAGAAGGGCTAAAATTTCTCACCTCCTTCCACCATGCTTTCAACTGGAAATATTATGAGCCGGCATTTGAGTATGATGCCAAGGACCCCAAATATGCAGGCCTATATAGCACACCGCATGCCCCGGGCACACCGGAATCCAAAGAATTTCTGGAAGACTGGCTGGGAAAGATCACTGAGGTTATAGACAATTATCAACCCGATTATATCTGGTTCGATTTCGGCTGGCAGGAACCGACTTTTGAGCCTTATAAAAGACAATTCCTCTCTTATTATTACAACAAGGGAGAAGAATGGGGCAAGAATGTGGTTGTAACTTACAAACACGATCATCTGCCGGAAGCCTCTGCCGTACTTGACCTGGAAAGAGGACGGCTCGACAGCCTTCGGAAAAGGCCATGGAATACAGATACTTCCATCGATAGAAACTCCTGGTGTTATATCGAAAACCCCGATTACAAATCCACCAATACATTGATTGATAACCTTATTGACCGGGTGAGCAAAAACGGGAACACCTTGCTGAATATCGCTCCCCGTCCGGACGGAACCATACCTGAACCTCAAAAAGAAAGACTATTGGCCATGGGCGAATGGTTTGATGTAAATGGTGAAGCCATCTATGGCACCCGTTACTGGAAAAAATACGGTGAGGGTCCTACTCAGATAGAAGGAGGCAATTTCATAGATGGGGAAAAAGTGGAATATACCGCTAAAGACATCCGCTTTACGGTAAAGGACGATGTGCTTTATGCCATAACCCTTGCATGGCCCGAGGATGAACTCACCATCAAAAGCCTGAAGGGTCTGAATCCCAACAAGATCGAATCTATAACCATGCTGGGTGACGGTGACGAGCTGGACTGGGAGATGACCGAAGATGGGCTGATGGTTGAACCGCCCGGAAATAAACCTTGCGAACACGCCTATTCATTTAAGATCAATTATAGCGAAAGATTCTTAATACCTCATATGTAATTTGACACA includes the following:
- a CDS encoding alpha-L-fucosidase, with amino-acid sequence MRYPNLITRVLFLFTLTGILSLFISGSLSAQHKTKAYQPKWESLIQHPTPKWFRDAKFGIYFHWGVYSVPAYGNEWYPRNMYREGTDIFEHHKQTYGPQDKFGYKDFIPMFTAEHFDPEEWVKLFKKAGAKYVGPVAEHHDGFAMWDSKLTDWDAADMGPQRDITGELAKAARKEGLKFLTSFHHAFNWKYYEPAFEYDAKDPKYAGLYSTPHAPGTPESKEFLEDWLGKITEVIDNYQPDYIWFDFGWQEPTFEPYKRQFLSYYYNKGEEWGKNVVVTYKHDHLPEASAVLDLERGRLDSLRKRPWNTDTSIDRNSWCYIENPDYKSTNTLIDNLIDRVSKNGNTLLNIAPRPDGTIPEPQKERLLAMGEWFDVNGEAIYGTRYWKKYGEGPTQIEGGNFIDGEKVEYTAKDIRFTVKDDVLYAITLAWPEDELTIKSLKGLNPNKIESITMLGDGDELDWEMTEDGLMVEPPGNKPCEHAYSFKINYSERFLIPHM